The Pseudoliparis swirei isolate HS2019 ecotype Mariana Trench unplaced genomic scaffold, NWPU_hadal_v1 hadal_186, whole genome shotgun sequence nucleotide sequence tttaaatgtacattGGCTTTTCACATTGACAATTTGTGAAGTTATACATATCCAATTCTAATaaagaattatttttaaaaaacgatTGGGACAGTGCTTTGTTGCAATCTATCACTTCAAATATGTATTATGTacaattgtgtgtatttattttgactCCCTTATGTATACCTCTCACAAAATGAGAGGTAATTTTGAATAAGCCATTTACTCGATTTTGTCAAAACCAGCTTTATTATAACACTTACATGTTTGTTGAATACATCTGTGTAATATAGTTTCTCCGGCTTTAATTCCTCTGATTCCATGTGTTTTTATAATCCATATTTAATCCTTACTTTTTTTTCAGTCAATTAAGCAATTTTATGTGACTtagaatatattaatatgtaccCTATGACTCAAAATGTACAGGCCAAAAGTTAAATACACAAGACAACACCATTATGGTGGtaattattgtgtttatttctttagATACTGGGAAAGGTGTGCACGACCCAGGGAGTTGAGACTCAGGGTGAGAGTTGTGTTCTTTGAATTGCCTTTTGAAATTAGCATGTTCTTTGTTCCCTCAACTTAAGTTATGGAACATCATTAATCACGAGTGTTTTAAGTATGCTTTATATTATTagtcatttaaatgaaataaaacatgttacGAAGCCATTTTGATAAAGGTGCAGTACCGGCAGCATGCAGTAGGTGGCGGCATGAACCGTAAATGTTTCATCTAGGNTTAAATGAATTACGAAGCCATTTTGATAAAGGTGCAGTACCGGCAGCATGCAGTAGGTGGCGGCATGAACCGTAAATGTTTCATCTAGGCCCGCCATTaagttaaagaagaagaagaagacgacgaaaacaacgaagaagaagaagaagaatatttctTAACCGTTGTTCTTGTCGTTTAAATGTACAAACTCTCCAAGCAGTGAGCTAATAATAGCACGAACAGTACACATCCAAGACAAGAAGAAACGTATTTGCGTGCTTAGAGAAACATTCTCTCTGAGCGACCCGCTCCGCTCGAACCCGTCGCGTGTCTCGTGTTTACGGGCTGGACGTCAGCTTCATGGCGGACGGCTGGAACACGGACACCGGGGAGGCCGTGTACCGGTCCCGGGATGCCGTCAAGAACCTGCGGATCCGGTAAGAACCCTCCGGTGCGTCGCTCTTCATGCTGATGCTCGCTGCTGTCGAGCGACCGTGTTACCTGGAGCGCGTCTCGGGTTGTCATAGTTACGACAACCGGAGGACAGCCGCGTTCTTCCTTTGAAGGTCTGGAGGAGCTGGAAGGCTGAAAGTCTCCAGGTAACGGGGTCACGTGATGAACTGAACCACCTGTAATCCTGTGCGCGAGGCGTGTCACCTTGTCCGTGGTCCGTGGAGCAAACTCCTTACTACatgtggaaataaataatatatatatatttaaaaaatagaaaataaaaataatgtattattctaaataaaccatgtatttgtttgtgagGTCATGTAAAACGCGTGATCCTAGAGGAGATGATGCCTGGCTGTGAATCTCCCAACAGGATCGACAGTAGTTCAGATTTAGGACGATTGAAACTGAGTTTTAAGCCCTTGATGCCTGTTTTAAGTGTTAGTTATTCTTATTTAatttcaaatgtcttgttttaaattagaaatgtcCTGTCTTGATGTGTATCTGTTGCTGCTGTACTGACTGATGAGTCGCCGACTTCATTTCTTTGTATGTTTTTCCAATGACGATAAACATCCTTATCCTTATTCTTAGCTGCATCGCCCACATTAACGCAGCATAACCCCCACACATCACGTAGCCTGGCGGTGCACCCTGCCCCTCACCCCGGTGTCTGTGTCCCCAGGGTGCGTCTAGAGAGGGTGACCTCCACATCCGCCCTCTCTAagcacctgcagcagcaggtcCTGAGCCAGCAGGGAGGAGCCATTGAGCTGGAGACCCTCACCTCTCAAGGCCAGACGGGTACTTGTGTTTATTCTCGCCCTCTGTCTTGACTTTAATGTCACATTTATTGTGTATAACTTGTATGAAACCATtacacatacctgcaaactcatgaggggtgaaaaaggtgacaacgggggggggggggggggggNNNNNNNNNNNNNNNNNNNcacaccacatccacgttgtttgaagcctcaaagcttttagaaccacaactacagtcattttattgttctgaccacaaatctaaataatgataataaacagtttaagaacaaaaggttctccgctctgactcagccctatcatgatagtaataacaaatatacattgtcattatatataatatggttaaagtcattcatgaaccaacttccttttgtttttcctgaacagtcctcatggacttctccctgaatctgttctgtctcgacctgtttgtcacgatactcatattataacttctatacatattacatacctgccataaatatcatgataccagaattcaatacaataccataaaaacaatatgcaaccctaaatacgagactggtatatttatctataatagtaataaataaaacatctgtatggttcactttttaccaactttttcaacacttaacaaatgtcagtaatatgagtatcaatacagccagatatgaatgaaactacatggttccatcatagcattgattatacactatgaggccgttagtctctgaccagatgatacacaattcatcaggatgagcagctggagttacagaactttacagactgaaacatttcacttctggcatctttttatttgttaagccgaagtctctaaagctccgcctcttctctcgctgtgagctgcgcagcgcagtgtgcgcagacagctcgacacggagcagcgcgtgcgctctgatcgctctcttaatgaaggatcgatactaacattcaagctaacctgaacccccaaacgatgtggacatctgaacgctgattggccgagactcgacacgtcccatcaaagatgttctattgcgaagagcaacacttcacacttttatccgcgtctcactgtaatctcaacggcagctgGCNNNNNNNNNNNNgcgcccccccccccccccccccaaaaaaaactcttcggatctccacgattcacgtggatgacctattttgagttcaaaacggttaatttcaccgaaaggtgacaagtttgcaggtatgattacACCATGCTTTAGGGTTCCTCCACCTAAATGACTCCCTGCTCCTCCGTCACAGGGGACAACGAGGAGGAGTTGGTGATGGGCTGGCAGGAGAAACTCTTCAGCCAGGTATCCTGCACACATGATGATGAGTAAAGCAAAAGGTCTCGCTCATCTCACTGATGCCTCCTCTCTGTGGACCAGTACGAGGTGGAGCTGTTCCAGAACGAGGCGGCTTGTCAGACCCCTCTGGACCGCCAGTACCACAGCGAGGTCCAGGCCCTGAACCGGCGCAACCACAGGATCTTCACCTACACCGACCACGACCGCTACACCAGCTGCCTCCCGCTGCAGCAGCTGGTGGGTCAAACACTTCACCTGCGCTTGAGCCTTTAAAACAAGAGTTATACAAGTGTTTTCACATATTACCAATACTTTTCAGGAATGTTTCATAtcattttgtgatttttttcactggtatttttaacatattttgGGATATTCAATGTGTCCGTGTGGTCTCTCACAAAGCCCATCGGTTCCTCCCATCACTTTGAAAGAGAACATTTTCATTGTGTTGGGTAGTTCTCGCCTGAGCCTCTTTATGAACTGAGATGACTGTTTGACATGGTGCTCATCCTGAAAGCAGCAGTCCACCGACTTATTGACCCCGACCGACTCGCGCCCCACCTTCCTGGCTGAGAGGATGGCGAGCGTGAGGCACCGACGGCAGGACCGGCGCACCATGTGAGTGAAGCTCGGCTCGCTTCTCCAAAGGGATGAAAGCCGGAGGGTCTGCTTTCAGTTCGTCTCCCCGTGGAACTATTCTCCTCAAAGTCGTGTGATTGGACCGTCTGGCGTATTTATTTTAGGGATTGCAGCGTCCCGAAGTCAAAGATCGTCAACTGGGAGCCCTCAGCGGAGTTCGTGAAGAGCAGCCATGTGGTGAACAACGCCATGCAGACCATGCACATCATGGGGGACCTGGCCCCGCCTGGAAGGTACCCCCCTCTTGTGGCTCAGGAGCCCAGGAGCGTTGCTCTCTGCAGGTCTCAGTACTCACACATTGTGCTTCTGTTTCTTTGTCCTCAGGCTCGGCCAGAAGGAGAACGAATACTTGCTGGTAACCATAAAAACCGACGGCAGTGGAACCGTCATCGTCAAGCCCGACTTCAACAAAGGCAAAGAGCCGTACAGGCGAGTTCCACCCGCCAGGAGGCCGATGGGTCAGCACGACTCAGAGGAGCCAGAGTCCCTGAAGGAGTCTGGACAGGTTTACCACAAGgttgacgtgttgttgttgttgttgttgtgcaggaTAGTAACATCGGGGGAGAAGAGAGACGTGTGGCGCCTCACGGTGGAGAACGTGTGCACCAGCATGCAGCCCGAGGAGAAGGAGCGGGAGCAGAACATGTACAGAGACGTGAGTCCGCCTCCCTCggggctcctcctgctccctcaggctcctcctgctccctcaggctcctcctgctccctcagtgctcctcctgctccctcaggctcctcctgctccctcgggGCTCCTCTTGCTCCCTCggggctcctcctgctccctcagactcctcctgctccctcgggGCTCCCTCagactcctcctgctccctcggggctcctcctgctccctcagactcctcctgctccctcgggGCTCCCTCggggctcctcctgctccctcggggctcctcctgctcctccagggtGTCTCCACATGATTATGAACGTGTCTGCTCTCTGCCTCCAGCTGTACGTTCGGCACAAGGAATACCTCAACAGCCTCGTGGGTCAAGACTTTGAAATGGTGAGTCTGTCAAATATCAAGAACAAATGTTGACATTAGACATAAAGCTAAAGGTCCAACAAGCTAAACTTCCTTTGGTCTGTTTCACAAAGgcttctgacttcctgtccgtccTCTAGCCTCCTGCAGGTGTCCTGCGCTACCTGATGAACGGAGAGATCGGTGAGAAGGAAAGCTGCACACACCTACTGGGTATTtataaagtgcttttctttggtaTTTAAATCTCCCTTTTGTTCCCAGTCTCAGCCAAAGGCTTCGAATATGACAACTTGTACATCCACTTCTTCATGGAGCTGCCCAACAGTAAGTCACATGTGGAgtgtgtacgtatatatatattatattttatacatatatatatatgtattattttatatatatatttatatttgaaagaaaaaaatacatatatatatgatattttataattgttttaaatatatattttatatatatatattttattatatatatatatttttttaaatgacactaTTCACATAAAAAACCCAGTTAACCTCGATGTGCCTCTTGTCCATGCTGTTGGGTTCAGACTGGTCCAGCTTGCCCTTCCAGTCTCTGTCGGGGGTCACGCAGACGTGCCGGGCCAGAACACTGGGGAAGGTGTGTGCAGATCACGTAACCGGTGACCAGCTTCAGGGCCGGAGGCCTCATGTTGTTTCTCCCAACAGGAACACGTGGCGCTCTTCAGCTTCCCCTTCAGCTTCGAGGCGTTCTACATGAGCGAGAAGGAGACCGAGGGTCAGTCCCCGCCACGCCGAGAAGGACCTGGGCTCAAGCTGATGCCGCTTCATGTCTGACCCCCGCCTGTCCCCTTCCCTCAGAGGCGGCCCCCCAGTGGCCGGTGATCTACTTCAAGGTTCTTTCTCTGGACTCCTGGCAGCGCTTCAGAACCGAAGGCTACGGCTACCTGCTGTTTCCTGCCACGCCCGGTACGCTGCGGTGCTCCTCGGCTCCAGAGCATTTCATCGGTCACCACTCTGATGATGAGGCGTCTTATTGTTTATACATCAGGAAATAGATCAAACAACGAAATGACGAAATCTGACATTTCGGGAGCCGTGAGAAAATATTGAAATGATCAATTGATCACCAACATGTCTACTTTAGTTCCAGCTCTGACACCTTTAcattataaactagaatgggcactcggtagagcgcataccttcgcatatcacaagattgggcattgaattatgaacattttggcattagttgcatgccaattggacaaaaatgtatcgtgctatggtaaaaaaagagtttgacctttccataaccttgaccttgacctttgacccgattgatcccaaaatctaatcaaatggtccccggataataaacaatcatcccaccaaatttcatgcgattcggttcaatactttttgagttttgcgaataacacgcatacaaataaataaatacacggcgatcaaaacataaccttccggcattttcaatgcgaaggtaatgaaacaTACGTGTGTCTGTTGGGTTTAGAGGTTTAAATCAATAACTCCTCACGTCTTTGGTCTTCCAGGTAAACATTCGATGACGTGCCACACCTGGAGGCCCCTCCAGGCGGGGCCGGTCTCTGCACTGAGGCGCTTCTTCATCGGAGGCTCCCCGGAGCTGGAGGACCTCAGCTACGTCAGGATCCCGAGCACCTTCCAGGTGAGCTCCGCCCTCCGGAGGCGAGGGGACGTCCTTTGATCTTTTTGAAATTATTGCTATTTAACAGCGTCAAGACAACTTAATTAGCTTTTTCCCCTTTGTGTAAATAATGAAAAGAGAAGTCAAAGGTCACAGACATGGCGTGAGGGCGCCGTGACCGCGCCGTGACCGCGCCGTGACCTCCGGTCCAGGAGGaagcagtctgtgtgtgtttcctcagtGACGTCTGCGCTCCACTCCCCTGAACACCAGAGACTCCCATCCAGTTGGCTCAGATATTGAGATGAAGTGACTTTCCAAGTCATTATTGTTAATGCACAAAATCAAAGTGGTAAAAAGCAGCGATAAcaaagtgtctctgtgtttgaggccttgaagctccgcccctcagAGTGGGGTCACCCTGACGTGACGGACCTGACTCCATGTCTCCATGAGGTTCCCATAGGATCTCTTTCAGTCCCTCTGTGGTTACGCTCCTCTGTGTTCAGATGCTCATCGTTGTCTCTTCCTCTGCGGCCGTAGGGAGAGCGGCTGAGTCGCTTCGGCTTCTGCACTGAAAGCACAGGAAGCGTGACCTTCGACCTGCACTGCATCCAGCAGGCCAGGTACGCACACCTGGCGTACGCCGCCGTCCCTCTTGGTTTGCGTTCCGTCTTTCGTCCCTCGTGATCCGGTGCGTCTTTGTTCACGTTGCAGGGCGTTTGTTGACgccaccgtgatgaagaggaggaggcagaaggTGTTCGACCAGCTGGGAGGATTCAGCCAGCAAGGAGCCGTGTGCACCATCCTGGGTAGAGACGCTACTCGAAGGGTCTGGAGGGTCTGCAGGGTCTAGACAAGAGGGTCCAAAGTAACTGTagggtctagagggtctggAGGGTCTAGACTAGAGGGTCCAAAGTAACTGTagggtctagagggtctggAGGGTCTAGACTAGAGGGTCCAAAGTAACTGtagggtctagagggtctagagggtctggAGGGTCTAGACTAGAGGGTCCAAAGTAACTGTAGGGTCTGGAGGGTCTAGACTAGATGGTCCAAAGTAACTGTagggtctagagggtctggAGGGTCTAGACTAGAGGGTCCAAAGTAACTGTAGGGTCTGGAGGGTCTAGACTAGATGGTCCAAAGTAACTGTagggtctagagggtctggAGGGTCTAGACTAGAGGGTCTAAAGTAACTGTAGGGTCTAGACTAGAGGGTCCAAAGTAACTGTAGGGTCTAGAGGGTCTGCAGGATTAGCCTCCACACAGTCCAGCAGCCCTTTGTGTGAAATGATAAAACTGTTATTGATAATCTAGTTTGTCTTCATCTCTGAACACTGAGTTGATCTCAACCCACCTCTCTGCCCCTCCGCCAGAGGCCTTCCAGAGGGCCAGGAAGAAGATGCAAGAGGCCCGAGAGAGTCTCCccagagacctggtccacaCCAGAGACCTGGTCCACCCCGCCTCCCGCCTGGAGGCCTCTGCACAGTGAAGACGAGCAGCTCTACTGTGAAGACGCTGCGCAACACGTTTAGTATTCTGTGTTTTGCTGAGAGGACGATGTCAGGAAGAAGAACATCAACTGACTGCTATTTATTATTAGTAAATACAACATATGATATGGATATGTGAGCTCATGAGCAAACGTCGGTTATCACCGTACGTTGTTTGTACATCTCAGATTTAAGTAAATAGTCTTTTTTAGATTTATAGACACAGACTTATGGaacagaaaattaaaaaactattttagaTGTGGGTTGTATATTAGTTtatttaatctctctctctgatctgaAGAGTTATTCACAGATTTATTACCTTTTGGTCAGACGACAGAATTCCCTGTTTGTGGGTGTGGAGCAGTGTTTGGTTCAAAGTGCAGCTCCTTGTCACTAGGAAAGGAAACGGGATCACATGACACCTTACTGGCCACCTTACTGGCCTCCCACTGGCCTCTTACTGGCCACCTTACTGGCCTCCCACTGGCCTCCTCACTGGGCTCCTACTGGCCACCTTACTGGCCACCTTACTGGCCACCTTACTGGGCTCCTACTGGCCACCTTACTGGCCTCTTACTGGCCTCTTACTGGCCACCTTACTGGCCTCCCACTGGCCTCCTCACTGGGCTCCTACTGGCCACCTTACTGGCCACCTTACTGGGCTCCTACTGGCCACCTTACTGGCCTCTTACTGGCCTCCCACTGGCCTCCTCACTGGGCTCCTACTGGCCACCTTACTGGCCACCTTACTGGCCACCTTACTGGGCTCCTACTGGCCACCTTACTGGCCTCCTACTGGCCTCTTACTGGCCTCCCACTGGGCTCCTACTGGCCACCTTACTGGCCACCCTACTGGCCACCTACTGGCCTCCCTCCACTGGCTTCCGGTCTGCTTCAGGTTCATTTGAAGATGTTATTGTTTGCAGAACTCGTTCATCTTTATACTCGAGCTGGAGAACCGGGCTGATAATGAAATGCTGCCGTTTGGCCCCCAGAACTACAGAACAACCCCTCATGgacatggacggattaagaaaccacgggccccccccccccccccgcaaaaaaaaaaaaaaagtcaaaacaaaaaagtaaaataaaataaaattaaatata carries:
- the mks1 gene encoding Meckel syndrome type 1 protein isoform X2, with product MADGWNTDTGEAVYRSRDAVKNLRIRVRLERVTSTSALSKHLQQQVLSQQGGAIELETLTSQGQTGDNEEELVMGWQEKLFSQYEVELFQNEAACQTPLDRQYHSEVQALNRRNHRIFTYTDHDRYTSCLPLQQLQSTDLLTPTDSRPTFLAERMASVRHRRQDRRTMDCSVPKSKIVNWEPSAEFVKSSHVVNNAMQTMHIMGDLAPPGRLGQKENEYLLVTIKTDGSGTVIVKPDFNKGKEPYRIVTSGEKRDVWRLTVENVCTSMQPEEKEREQNMYRDLYVRHKEYLNSLVGQDFEMPPAGVLRYLMNGEIVSAKGFEYDNLYIHFFMELPNNWSSLPFQSLSGVTQTCRARTLGKEHVALFSFPFSFEAFYMSEKETEEAAPQWPVIYFKVLSLDSWQRFRTEGYGYLLFPATPGKHSMTCHTWRPLQAGPVSALRRFFIGGSPELEDLSYVRIPSTFQGERLSRFGFCTESTGSVTFDLHCIQQARAFVDATVMKRRRQKVFDQLGGFSQQGAVCTILEAFQRARKKMQEARESLPRDLVHTRDLVHPASRLEASAQ
- the mks1 gene encoding Meckel syndrome type 1 protein isoform X1, whose translation is MPSRTCGSAASPTLTQHNPHTSRSLAVHPAPHPGVCVPRVRLERVTSTSALSKHLQQQVLSQQGGAIELETLTSQGQTGDNEEELVMGWQEKLFSQYEVELFQNEAACQTPLDRQYHSEVQALNRRNHRIFTYTDHDRYTSCLPLQQLQSTDLLTPTDSRPTFLAERMASVRHRRQDRRTMDCSVPKSKIVNWEPSAEFVKSSHVVNNAMQTMHIMGDLAPPGRLGQKENEYLLVTIKTDGSGTVIVKPDFNKGKEPYRIVTSGEKRDVWRLTVENVCTSMQPEEKEREQNMYRDLYVRHKEYLNSLVGQDFEMPPAGVLRYLMNGEIVSAKGFEYDNLYIHFFMELPNNWSSLPFQSLSGVTQTCRARTLGKEHVALFSFPFSFEAFYMSEKETEEAAPQWPVIYFKVLSLDSWQRFRTEGYGYLLFPATPGKHSMTCHTWRPLQAGPVSALRRFFIGGSPELEDLSYVRIPSTFQGERLSRFGFCTESTGSVTFDLHCIQQARAFVDATVMKRRRQKVFDQLGGFSQQGAVCTILEAFQRARKKMQEARESLPRDLVHTRDLVHPASRLEASAQ